The Halotia branconii CENA392 region GCCACTCGAATTTAGAAACTCGTTTTGAGCGATTATGGGAGGAAGTTAAAAGACATTTAGCGTGTGTAAGCTTTGGAACTATAGATGAGTTAAGACAATTTATATGGAAGCGTTTGGAGAATTGCATCGACTTACTTAGAGATTCTCGAACAATGTGCCAAATGGATCAATCAAGGCAAATTAAAAATCCAAGTTAAACCTCGTCTAAGTTGAAACCCGTAGTTTTTCCTCATGAGGTTTCAGATGAGTTGTAACCCACAAACGATCCGCCACGGCATTAAAAGAGGCGTTAATTAGTTGTTGAAAAGCCGAGACCTGTTCAATCAGGTCAGACTGACGCTCATAGCAAGCTTGATTTGTAACATCTGAGCGTAACCACTGCCACAGATGTTCTACAGGCATAAAATCCGGGCTGTAAGCGGGTAATGGTTTTATCTTTATATCCAGTGTTGCAGCCGCATCTTTAACGAACTGTGAGCGGTGATAAGGAGCGCCATCCCAAATCAATGTCATGGGTTGAAAAGGGAATTCGGTTTTGAGGATATTGAGGACATCAATAGTGTTGAGACCATTGGCACTGTCATAGGGAAAAATTCTGACTTCACCCAGATTATAGATATAGACCCCATAGAAAGATACCTTGGTTCTTCCGGGAGAACTTGAACTCACCCAAAAACGTTCACCTTTAATCGACCAACCGTAGCCTTCATCAGTATCAAGATGAATATGAGCTTCATCGATGTAAATCAGCAGGTCTCCTTGTTGAAGAGCTTTATCGAATAACTCCTGGAGTGTTTCGAGAAACTCGGCACGTTTTTTCGTGTTTGCCTTATTTAGTAGCTTACGAGCTTTCTTCCAAGACAATCCCAACCCTTTGAGGGTCTTGCGAACAGTATCGCGACAGCAATCGATATTGAATTGGGCTTTGAGCCATGAAACTAAACGTTTTAAAGTCCAACGGGGTTGATACCATTTCACGAAATTCTTTATACAAATTACTTTTCTTTCTTCCCCTGCCTCCCCTGCTACCTCTGCTCCCCCTGCTTGCCCATGTGTATCAACTTTAAAGTGAAACGGTATGAGGTTGCTCCTGACGTTGTTGAGGTGGGGTTTTAGCTAATCTCAACCCATCCCGAATCTGCTGATCTAATGCCTGTTCTATCTCTATAGATAAAGGGGGGGATGCCCACCACTACGTTGGTAAACTAGTGCTTCTTGACCGACTGCATTGTAACGATGTACCCATTCCATAACGGTTTGCGGGTTACGCCCTGTTTCCCGTCCCACTTGAGTCGCACTTTTGCCACCACTAATCTCATACAGTGCCATAAATCGCTCACGACTACGGGGATGCTCTGCTTTCAATGCTTTTTCTCTCAAAGCTTCTGCACTTTCACCCCAACGACTCCAGTCAACACTCAACATCCTTGTACTAACCTCAATCACCACTTCTAAAACTTAGGATAGTACCATGCGTGACAAAACTCCACCTTTCAAGATGGACGAGGTTTAATCATCAGTTTCCCCTAAAACAAGCAGCGAAAGCACACTAATTAATTGAAAGTGGTTCGATGACAGGTAAAATTGTTCTGCTGATTAGCGATGAATGATTGAGCAATTTGCCTAAATTATTTTTGAAACGCAGAGGCACGCAGCGAAAAGTGTGGTCTTCTCCCAAGAGGAGACGCTACGCGATGGGGGTTTCCACGCCAGTTGCTACAAGTCGGGTTACCCGACGACAGTCGCCTCAAGTCGGGAAACCCTTTCGGCAGTTCCTAATGGGGGAAACCACGCCACTTGGGGAGATCCCAAGACCGCAGTGGCTCCCCAAGACCGGACTGCCGACGCTCCTGCGTCGCTACCGCTACGCTAACACCACGGCGCTGTCTCCCCAACGCACTGGCTCCCCATGAACAACTGTTCAAGACAAAGGTTAAATCCAAAGGTACACAAAGGGGTTTCTCTGCGATACTTTGTGTTTTCCTCTGTAATACTCTGCGTTTTAATAATTCTCCTCTTTCTACCTCTACCAGCCAAGGCAGCGCAGACACAACCAGAACGCACACCTTTAAA contains the following coding sequences:
- a CDS encoding helix-turn-helix domain-containing protein, which translates into the protein MVIEVSTRMLSVDWSRWGESAEALREKALKAEHPRSRERFMALYEISGGKSATQVGRETGRNPQTVMEWVHRYNAVGQEALVYQRSGGHPPLYL
- a CDS encoding IS630 family transposase, whose product is MKWYQPRWTLKRLVSWLKAQFNIDCCRDTVRKTLKGLGLSWKKARKLLNKANTKKRAEFLETLQELFDKALQQGDLLIYIDEAHIHLDTDEGYGWSIKGERFWVSSSSPGRTKVSFYGVYIYNLGEVRIFPYDSANGLNTIDVLNILKTEFPFQPMTLIWDGAPYHRSQFVKDAAATLDIKIKPLPAYSPDFMPVEHLWQWLRSDVTNQACYERQSDLIEQVSAFQQLINASFNAVADRLWVTTHLKPHEEKLRVST